A segment of the Agrobacterium tumefaciens genome:
GGTCGAGAACCAGCGTGACGGCATCGCCTGCGACGGCGGCATTGCGCACCAGATCGAATGTCACGATCTGCTTGATATTTGCCACCATGCCGGAGGGAAGAACTACGACGCTGTCGCCCGGCTTTACCGAGCCGCCCGCGACGGTGCCCTGATAACCACGAAAGCTTTCACCGGGGCGCGATACGCGCTGTACTGGCAGACGGAAACCACCGGATTGTGCAGAACGCACTGTTGCCAGCTCCAGGGTTTCCACCAGCGTCGGTCCCTCATACCAGGGCATGGACGCCTTGCCGGAGAGAACGACGTTCTCACCCTTCAATGCCGACATTGGAATGGCGGTGATCTGCTTGATGCCGAGTGCCGAGGCAAAATCGCGGAATTCATGCGCGATCAACTCGAAGCCGGCCTTGTCGTAACCCGTCAGGTCGATCTTGTTGATCGCGAGTACGAACTGACGGATGCCCATCAGAGCGGCAATGGTGGCGTGGCGGCGGGTCTGCTCGAGAATGCCCACACGCGCATCGATCAGCAGAACGGCAAGATCGGCCGTCGAGGCGCCGGTTGCCATGTTGCGGGTATATTGCTCGTGGCCGGGGGTATCTGCCACGATGAAGGCACGCTTGTCGGTGGCAAAGTAACGATAGGCGACATCGATGGTGATGCCCTGTTCGCGTTCAGCCTGCAGTCCGTCGAGCAGTAAGGCGAAATCGGGCAAGCCGAGATCGTTTTGCTTGCCGCTGTCACGATGAAGCGTAGCAGCCTGATCTTCCTTGACCGCCTTGGTGTCCCAGAGAAGGCGGCCGATCAGGGTCGATTTGCCGTCGTCGACGCTGCCGCAGGTGATCAGCCGAAGCGGGCGCGTATCGCGCGCTGCCTTCGAATGTTCTGCAAAGGGCAGAATCGTTGCGGTAGAGGAGGGTGTTTGTGCTGCGGCGGTCATCAGAAATAGCCCTCGCGCTTCTTCTTCTCCATGGAACCGGACTGGTCGCGATCGATCGCGCGGCCCTGGCGTTCGGAAACCGTGGCGATTTCAAGCTCGGCAATAACGTCCTGAAGTGTTGCAGCTTCGGAGCGAATGGCGCCGGTCAGCGGGAAGCAGCCAAGTGTGCGGAAGCGGATCGAGCCATGCTTGATTTCTTCGCCTGGCTGCAATTCCAGCCGCTCGTCTTCGGCCAGGATCATCATGCCGTCGCGTTCGATATAGGGGCGTTCCTTGGCGTAATAGAGCGGAACCAATGGAATGTTTTCCGCTTCGATGTAACGCCAGATATCCACCTCGGTCCAGTTGGACAGCGGGAAGGCACGTACGCTTTCCCCCTTGCGAACCATGCCGTTATAGATGTTCCACAGTTCCGGGCGCTGGTTGCGCGGGTCCCATTTATGATCGGGCGTACGGAAGGAATAGATGCGCTCCTTGGCGCGGCTTGCTTCCTCATCGCGGCGTGCGCCGCCGAAAGCGGCATCGAACTGCCCGGCGTCCAGCGCCTGGCGAAGTGCTTCCGTCTTCATGATGTCGGTATAAAGCGCCGAACCGTGGGAGAAAGGTGTAACGTTTTCCGTCTTGCCGCGCGGGTTGGTGTGGGAAATCAGATCGAGATCGTATTCCTTGACGATGTTGTCGCGGAACTCGATCATCTCCTTGAACTTCCAGCCTGTATTGACGTGCAGGAGCGGGAACGGGATGCGGCCGGGAAAGAAAGCCTTGCGTGCAAGATGCAAAAGCACCGACGAGTCTTTACCGATGGAATAGAGCATCACCGGTTTGTCGAACTCGGCGGCGACTTCGCGGAAAATATGAATAGCTTCGTTTTCAAGTGCCTTCAGATGCGGGTCGAGTGGCGGCTTGGATGCGACGGTATTCTTGCTGTCCGTCTCGTGGACTGCGTTGGACATTGGAAACTCCGGATATGTCTATGAAATGATTATCGTTGCGGGATGGCGGAAGCGGCGGAACCTTGTTCCGTGCCAGCGACGTGAAGACCGCATTCGCGTTTCTCGTCGTTTTCCCACCACCATCGCCCGGCGCGTTCGGGTTCGCCGGGCTTGATGGCGCGCGTACACGGCTCGCAGCCGATGGAGGGATAACCGCGCGCATGCAACGGATTGATGGGAATGTTCTCGGCAGCGACGTGGGCACGGATCGTTTCAATGTCCCAATCCGCCAGCGGATTGATCTTGATGAGATTGCGATCCGCGTCGAACTCGGCAAACGGCGTGGTCGCACGATTGCCGGACTGACCGCGCCGCAGACCGGTGATCCAGAAGGACGCACCTTCCAGAGCCTTGCCCAGCGGGATCAGTTTCCTGACATGACAGCAGGCGTGACGGGCTTCGACGCTTTCGTAGAAGCCGTTGAGACCGTATTTTTCGGCGTAAGCATCGATATCGTCCTGTTCGGGACGGAAGCGGCGAATTTCAATGCCGAAGCGATCTTCGGTTTCATTGATGAGATCGACGGTTTCCTTGAAAAGCCTTCCGGTCTCGAGCGTCACGACGTCGACCGGCAGTCGGTGCGTGCCGATGGCCGCGGTAATGACCTGATCTTCGATGCCAAGGCTGGTGGTGAAAACCGCGCGTCCGCCGAGCCCGGCGACAAATGAAAGCCGCCCAGCGAGATCGAGAGCTGCGAGTGCGGTATCAAGCGATGCGGTATCGGCAGTTGCGTTTACTGGAACAGGCATAATGCTCATTGTCACGTCCGGGATTACGATGGCCGATTATTGTTGAAATCCCGGCTTTCGGACAGAAATCACAGTCTGAGTCCGCTGCACTTCAGAGCAAATATGTCTCACGCGCGTGGGGCTCGGCGCAAAAGATGCCCGTTCACCTTGTTTCAAGGCCGTATTTGAATTGTGACAGCAACTGCGCTAAGCCTGAATTGCCCTGTGTTTAGGGTTGTGTTGTACTGGTTTCACGATGATTTCCCAGAAGGCGAAATATGCGCTGAGAGCGCTGGCTGCGTTGGCAAAGTCCAATGAGGCCGGGCCTGTGCAGATTTCTGATATTGCCCGCGATCAAGCCATTCCGAAAAAGTTTCTTGAGCAGATCCTTCTGGAGCTGAAACATGACGGTATGGTGGAAAGCCGTCGCGGCAAGCAGGGAGGTTATCTGCTGCGCCGTCCGGCCAACGATATCACTTTCGGCGAAGTGCTGCGGCTGATCGATGGACCTGTTGCGCCGCTGCCCTGCCTGTCGCAGATCGCCTACCGCCGCTGCGAAGATTGCGATGGTGAGAAACAGTGCGAGATACGCCACGTCTTCGCACGCGTCGCAGACGCCACCCGCAATATCCTGTTCAACACCACCATTGCAGACGCCGTCGCCGGCGTCGAAGTGCCTGAACTCCTGACAGCCTGAGTAGAACGCCGTCGGTGCCGACCATGTTTCCAGCATGGATCGTTGCGCGTGCCATCGGCCAGTATGCGTCACCTTGTGGGCGAAAAAATCGTCTAAAGTACGATAATATTTTCCGTGAAACGGGCGGAAAATCGCCAAAAATCCGAAATGCTTTTGCATTCAGCAAAGTTTTACACGACGCTTGTTGCGCGTTTCGGTTATGGTGCGCTGTATTTGTTGCCTGCGCAAACGCTGAAGGGAAACACTTTTTCGATCGTATTCGGCCTCATTGACCAACTCTACTGGACCGGTAGAGTTAAGCCATCTTCATCAGGAGGGAATACCGATGACTAAGCTTCTGTCCGGTTTGAGCGTTGTCGCTCTCGGCCTGTCACTGGCTCTTGGGGGCGTTGGTTCGGCTTTCGCGGAAACCAAACTCCTCAATGTCTCTTACGATCCGACCCGCGAACTCTACAAGGAGTTCAACGAAGCTTTCGCCAAGAAGTGGAAGGCAGACACGGGTGAGGATGTTACCATCCAGCAGTCACATGGTGGTTCCGGCAAGCAGGCGCGTTCGGTTATCGACGGCCTTGAAGCCGATGTCGTCACGCTGGCACTGCAGAGCGACATCGACGCCATTGTCGAAAATACCGGCAAGATCGCCAAGGACTGGCGCACCCGACTGCCGCACAATTCTTCACCTTATACCTCGACCATCGTTTTCCTGGTTCGCAAGGGCAACCCGAAGAACATCCACAATTGGGGCGATCTGGTGAAGGGTGACGTTCAGATCGTGACGCCGAACCCGAAGACCTCCGGCGGTGCACGCTGGAACTACCTGGCTGCCTGGGCCTGGGCCAATGAAGAGTTCAAGGGCGACAAGGACAAGGTCAAGGCTTACGTAGCCGAGCTCTACAAGCGCGCTCCAGTTCTCGACACGGGCGCCCGTGGTTCGACGGTGACGTTCGCACAGCGCCAGATCGGTGACGTTCTGCTGGCATGGGAAAATGAAGCCTATCTGGCTGGTCAGGAATTCGGCACGGACGCCTTCGATATCGTCGTCCCGCCAATCTCGATCCTCGCCGAACCGCCCGTTGCCGTCGTTGACGCCAACGTTGATGCAAAGGGCACTCGCAAGGCGGCGGAAGCCTATCTGAACTATCTCTATTCAGATGAAGGCCAGAACATCGCGGCGAAACACTTCTACCGTCCGTCCAATCCCGCCGTGGTTTCAAAGGATCTGCTCAAGCAGCTTCCCGACATCAAGCTCGTCACCATTGACGATCCGCTGTTTGGCGGTTGGGCCAAGGCGCAGCCTGAACATTTCGGTGACGGCGGTATCTTCGACCAGATTTACAAGCCCGCAAACTAGGTGGATGATGGGCTGACGCCAAAGCCCACTCACCGGTAGCAACACCGAAAAAGCTGAGGTTGATCGACCGGACATCGTGCCGGTCGATGCTTTGTAACAAGGCCGGAGAATAACCGGTCCTCTAATCGTATCTCCGGAGCCTTGATGACCAATAACGTGTCCGGAAATAGGTGGAAGTGGCGTCAATCGAGCGTGATACCGGGTTTCGGCCTCACCTTCGGTTACACGGTCTTCTATCTGTTTCTCATTATTCTTATCCCGCTTGCCGGTCTGGTCTGGTCCACAGCAAAACTCGGTTTCTCGGACTTCATCGCTGTCGCCACGGACCGTCGTACTCTGAATGCACTGCGCGTCAGTTTCGGTACGGCTTTTATCGCCGCTCTGGTCAATGCTTTTTTCGGCGTCGTCGTCGCCTGGGTTCTGACGCGTTACCGGTTTCCCGGCCGCCGCTTCGTTGACGCCATCGTCGATCTGCCCTTTGCGTTGCCGACGGCCGTTGCCGGTATCGCGCTGACCACGCTTTATGCCAATCGCGGCTGGGTCGGTTCGCTGTTCGAGCCCTTCGGTATCAAGATCGCCTTCACGCCAACCGGCATCGTCATTGCCTTGATCTTCATTGGCTTGCCTTTCGTCGTCCGCACCGTTCAGCCGGTGATGGAGGAGATTGATCGCCAGGTTGAGGAGGTGGCTGCGACACTCGGCGCCAATCGTTTCCAGACCATCACCAGGGTTCTTCTGCCGAGCCTGACACCAGCCATCCTCACAGGCTTTGCGCTCGCTTTCGCGCGTGGTGTCGGGGAATATGGCTCCGTCATCTTCATCGCCGGCAATATTCCCTATGTTTCGGAAATTGCCCCGCTGCTCATCGTCATCAGGCTGGAAGAGTTCAATTATGCGGGCGCGACTGCGATCGCGACGATCATGCTGATCATATCCTTCGCCATGCTTTTTGTTATCAACCTGATCCAGGCCTGGAGCCGCAAGAGGTACGGTTATGTCTGATACCGTTTCCCGTACCTCGGCCAAGGCCTTCCGTGATCCCGCCAGTGAAAGTCTGCCAGCGCGGCTGACATTGATGGCCGTCGCCTTTTTGTTTCTCGCGGCTTTTCTTGTGCTGCCGGTGATTTCGGTGTTCTTTGAGGCGTTCCGCAAAGGACCGGACGCATTCTGGGAAGCGATCGTCGAGCCGGATGCGCTTGCTGCCATCCGTCTGACGCTGTTGGTCGCGGCTATATCGGTGCCAC
Coding sequences within it:
- the cysN gene encoding sulfate adenylyltransferase subunit CysN codes for the protein MTAAAQTPSSTATILPFAEHSKAARDTRPLRLITCGSVDDGKSTLIGRLLWDTKAVKEDQAATLHRDSGKQNDLGLPDFALLLDGLQAEREQGITIDVAYRYFATDKRAFIVADTPGHEQYTRNMATGASTADLAVLLIDARVGILEQTRRHATIAALMGIRQFVLAINKIDLTGYDKAGFELIAHEFRDFASALGIKQITAIPMSALKGENVVLSGKASMPWYEGPTLVETLELATVRSAQSGGFRLPVQRVSRPGESFRGYQGTVAGGSVKPGDSVVVLPSGMVANIKQIVTFDLVRNAAVAGDAVTLVLDRQVDVSRGDMIVSIEAQPQTGLAFDAQLVALQPGGIEPGKRYWLKSGSRRQRVSVQPVTQLDLKVGEWKAHETTLPMNAIGKVRLSFDETAIFDPYEQNRSTGSFILIDPDTNNTVAGGMILGKRNAGDAEVKGDRVVLSLPAELAEKLLASELLAKHRDDIEIRRTDTATASRIISELD
- the cysD gene encoding sulfate adenylyltransferase subunit CysD, coding for MSNAVHETDSKNTVASKPPLDPHLKALENEAIHIFREVAAEFDKPVMLYSIGKDSSVLLHLARKAFFPGRIPFPLLHVNTGWKFKEMIEFRDNIVKEYDLDLISHTNPRGKTENVTPFSHGSALYTDIMKTEALRQALDAGQFDAAFGGARRDEEASRAKERIYSFRTPDHKWDPRNQRPELWNIYNGMVRKGESVRAFPLSNWTEVDIWRYIEAENIPLVPLYYAKERPYIERDGMMILAEDERLELQPGEEIKHGSIRFRTLGCFPLTGAIRSEAATLQDVIAELEIATVSERQGRAIDRDQSGSMEKKKREGYF
- a CDS encoding phosphoadenylyl-sulfate reductase codes for the protein MVIPDVTMSIMPVPVNATADTASLDTALAALDLAGRLSFVAGLGGRAVFTTSLGIEDQVITAAIGTHRLPVDVVTLETGRLFKETVDLINETEDRFGIEIRRFRPEQDDIDAYAEKYGLNGFYESVEARHACCHVRKLIPLGKALEGASFWITGLRRGQSGNRATTPFAEFDADRNLIKINPLADWDIETIRAHVAAENIPINPLHARGYPSIGCEPCTRAIKPGEPERAGRWWWENDEKRECGLHVAGTEQGSAASAIPQR
- a CDS encoding Rrf2 family transcriptional regulator; the encoded protein is MISQKAKYALRALAALAKSNEAGPVQISDIARDQAIPKKFLEQILLELKHDGMVESRRGKQGGYLLRRPANDITFGEVLRLIDGPVAPLPCLSQIAYRRCEDCDGEKQCEIRHVFARVADATRNILFNTTIADAVAGVEVPELLTA
- a CDS encoding sulfate ABC transporter substrate-binding protein, with amino-acid sequence MTKLLSGLSVVALGLSLALGGVGSAFAETKLLNVSYDPTRELYKEFNEAFAKKWKADTGEDVTIQQSHGGSGKQARSVIDGLEADVVTLALQSDIDAIVENTGKIAKDWRTRLPHNSSPYTSTIVFLVRKGNPKNIHNWGDLVKGDVQIVTPNPKTSGGARWNYLAAWAWANEEFKGDKDKVKAYVAELYKRAPVLDTGARGSTVTFAQRQIGDVLLAWENEAYLAGQEFGTDAFDIVVPPISILAEPPVAVVDANVDAKGTRKAAEAYLNYLYSDEGQNIAAKHFYRPSNPAVVSKDLLKQLPDIKLVTIDDPLFGGWAKAQPEHFGDGGIFDQIYKPAN
- the cysT gene encoding sulfate ABC transporter permease subunit CysT translates to MTNNVSGNRWKWRQSSVIPGFGLTFGYTVFYLFLIILIPLAGLVWSTAKLGFSDFIAVATDRRTLNALRVSFGTAFIAALVNAFFGVVVAWVLTRYRFPGRRFVDAIVDLPFALPTAVAGIALTTLYANRGWVGSLFEPFGIKIAFTPTGIVIALIFIGLPFVVRTVQPVMEEIDRQVEEVAATLGANRFQTITRVLLPSLTPAILTGFALAFARGVGEYGSVIFIAGNIPYVSEIAPLLIVIRLEEFNYAGATAIATIMLIISFAMLFVINLIQAWSRKRYGYV